One region of Pagrus major chromosome 7, Pma_NU_1.0 genomic DNA includes:
- the ube2t gene encoding ubiquitin-conjugating enzyme E2 T, with product MQRASRLKRELQMLSTEPPPGITCWQTEERIDDLRAQIMGGTDTPYEGGLFSLEIKVPERYPFEPPKIRFLTPIYHPNIDNSGRICHDALKLPPKGAWKPSLNISTVLTSIQLLMAEPNPDDPLMADISSEFKYNKQLFTEKARKWTQEHAVQKNKGAVETNKENTPDQKASSRKRETCGVQQEAEEPAKRTCI from the exons ATGCAGAGGGCTTCCCGTTTGAAGCGTGAACTCCAGATGCTGAGCACCGAGCCCCCTCCCGGGATAACATGCTGGCAGACCGAGGAACGGATAGACGACCTCCGTGCAC AGATAATGGGTGGAACAGATACTCCATATGAGGGTGGACTCTTTTCCTTAGAGATCAAGGTCCCAGAGAG gTACCCATTTGAGCCTCCCAAAATACGATTCTTGACTCCCATTTACCACCCAAACATCGACAATTCAGGACGTATCTGCCATGATGCTCTCAAACTCCCACCAAAG GGTGCCTGGAAACCATCCTTAAACATCTCCACAGTCCTCACCTCCATTCAGCTGCTCATGGCTGAACCCAATCCGGATGACCCGCTCATGGCCGATATT tcaTCAGAGTTCaaatacaacaaacagctgTTCACGGAGAAGGCCAGGAAGTGGACACAGGAACATGCTGTTCAGAAGAATAAG GGAGCTGTGGAGACCAACAAAGAAAATACTCCGGATCAGAAAGCTTCATCACGTAAAAGAGAGACATGCGGTGTACAGCAGGAGGCGGAGGAGCCTGCAAAGAGAACTTGCATATAG
- the LOC140999804 gene encoding uncharacterized methyltransferase YdaC: MWAEKLGKQLGHPTRSVAGWLVSRFLTARNRLLEENAVKLSGIQPGDTVLELGHGPGLGLQSAAKLLTEPTGHLIGVDYSEYMHQMASERLKELVASGKVTLHHCDVAAMPLADSTVDKVFHCNCYYFWPDLRKGAAEVHRVMKPGGLMVTTLRLSNVAAFAAKRVMPGENWRPEAYMAALRDSGFSDVSMEDKQNNHITFQAIYATAWK, encoded by the exons ATGTGGGCTGAAAAACTGGGGAAACAGTTAGGCCACCCAACACGATCAGTAGCAGGGTGGCTGGTCAGTAGGTTTCTCACAGCACGCAACCGGCTCCTTGAGGAAAATGCTGTGAAGCTGAGTGGGATCCAACCAGGGGATACAGTGCTGGAGCTGGGTCACGGCCCGGGACTGGGTCTGCAGTCAGCAGCCAAACTGCTCACAGAGCCCACAGGCCACCTCATAGGGGTGGATTACTCAGAGTACATGCATCAG ATGGCAAGTGAGCGGCTGAAGGAACTTGTTGCCAGTGGGAAAGTGACCCTGCACCACTGTGATGTAGCAGCGATGCCTCTTGCAGACAGCACTGTGGATAAAGTTTTTCATTGTAACTGCTACTACTTCTGGCCTGACCTCAGGAAGGGAGCCGCAGAGGTACACAGAGTAATGAAACCAG GAGGCCTGATGGTGACCACACTGAGGCTGAGCAATGTGGCTGCTTTTGCAGCAAAGCGAGTGATGCCAGGAGAGAACTGGCGCCCGGAGGCCTACATGGCAGCTCTGAGAGACTCTGGCTTCAGTGACGTCAGTATggaagacaaacagaacaacCACATTACTTTTCAGGCTATTTATGCCACTGCCTGGAAATAA
- the etv7 gene encoding transcription factor ETV7 isoform X1: MENVSPPPLVKQENRANSPVSVVHGSQVSVPLSVLHSTPNQLPVVSPPTQEDLWHLPGRLRINPSLWDKEDVAHWLHWAQKEYSLRRPEKGRFEMNGRALCLLTKEDFRRRCPSSGDVLYEILQCVKQQRRSVMTPSQATGNIQSPVSCQIPPQSVQESQPPTVSDNQVSLAFTTAVSAAVVTAMTSQPEPMSPLTDRPMIFYTYPAPLTHTNGSADISTSPHNQAPPQTESIIQEPLNLSSREKPRSPLHKANGRLPECRLLWDYVYQLLCDDRYQEYIRWEDQGSLVFRVVDPNGLARLWGNHKNRDNMTYEKMSRALRHYYKLNIIKKERGQKLLFRFLKLPQDIKKPLADCAESPEHTPPQDGDFPHSSPAHEFSEDHFEVSPDRASPQPPP, encoded by the exons ATGGAGAACGTTTCCCCGCCACCTTTGGTAAAG CaagaaaacagagcaaacagtcCTGTGTCTGTAGTGCATGGAAGCCAAGTCAGCGTCCCTCTCAGTGTGCTTCACTCCACCCCCAACCAGCTTCCTGTGGTCAGTCCTCCCACTCAGGAGGACTTGTGGCATCTACCTGGACGGCTGC GAATAAACCCATCTCTGTGGGATAAGGAGGATGTTGCCCACTGGCTCCACTGGGCTCAGAAGGAGTACTCTCTGCGCCGGCCTGAGAAGGGACGCTTTGAGATGAACGGTCGAGCCCTGTGCCTGCTCACCAAGGAAGACTTCAGGCGCCGCTGTCCCAGCTCAG GTGATGTCCTCTATGAGATCCTGCAGTGTGTAAAACAGCAAAGAAGGAGTGTTATGACTCCCTCTCAGGCAACTGGGAACATCCAGAGCCCGGTAAGCTGCCAGATACCCCCGCAGAGCGTCCAAGAGAGCCAGCCTCCCACAGTCAGTGACAACCAAG TTTCCCTGGCTTTCACAACTGCAGTGTCGGCAGCTGTTGTAACCGCCATGACGAGCCAGCCAGAGCCGATGTCACCTCTCACAGATCGTCCCATGATCTTTTATACCTACCCTGCTCCACTCACACATACCA aTGGATCAGCAGATATCTCCACGTCGCCCCACAACCAAGCTCCTCCACAAACAGAGAGCATCATCCAGGAACCGCTCAACctgtccagcagagagaagccaAGGAGCCCCCTGCACAAAGCAAACGGCCGCCTCCCAG AGTGCAGACTGCTGTGGGACTATGTGTATCAGCTGCTGTGTGACGACCGTTACCAAGAATACATCAGGTGGGAAGACCAGGGCAGCCTAGTGTTCAGGGTGGTCGACCCCAACGGATTGGCACGTCTCTGGGGAAACCACAAG AACCGAGACAATATGACGTATGAGAAAATGTCCCGTGCTCTGCGGCACTACTACAAGCTGAACATCATCAAGAAGGAGCGAGGACAAAAACTCCTCTTCAg GTTTCTCAAACTCCCACAGGACATCAAGAAACCGCTGGCTGACTGCGCCGAGTCCCCAGAACACACTCCACCTCAGGACGGAGACTTTCCACACAGCAGTCCTGCACATGAGTTCAGTGAGGACCACTTTGAGGTTTCCCCTGATCGTGCTTCTCCACAGCCTCCGccatag
- the etv7 gene encoding transcription factor ETV7 isoform X2: protein MENVSPPPLVKQENRANSPVSVVHGSQVSVPLSVLHSTPNQLPVVSPPTQEDLWHLPGRLRINPSLWDKEDVAHWLHWAQKEYSLRRPEKGRFEMNGRALCLLTKEDFRRRCPSSGDVLYEILQCVKQQRRSVMTPSQATGNIQSPVSCQIPPQSVQESQPPTVSDNQVSAAVVTAMTSQPEPMSPLTDRPMIFYTYPAPLTHTNGSADISTSPHNQAPPQTESIIQEPLNLSSREKPRSPLHKANGRLPECRLLWDYVYQLLCDDRYQEYIRWEDQGSLVFRVVDPNGLARLWGNHKNRDNMTYEKMSRALRHYYKLNIIKKERGQKLLFRFLKLPQDIKKPLADCAESPEHTPPQDGDFPHSSPAHEFSEDHFEVSPDRASPQPPP from the exons ATGGAGAACGTTTCCCCGCCACCTTTGGTAAAG CaagaaaacagagcaaacagtcCTGTGTCTGTAGTGCATGGAAGCCAAGTCAGCGTCCCTCTCAGTGTGCTTCACTCCACCCCCAACCAGCTTCCTGTGGTCAGTCCTCCCACTCAGGAGGACTTGTGGCATCTACCTGGACGGCTGC GAATAAACCCATCTCTGTGGGATAAGGAGGATGTTGCCCACTGGCTCCACTGGGCTCAGAAGGAGTACTCTCTGCGCCGGCCTGAGAAGGGACGCTTTGAGATGAACGGTCGAGCCCTGTGCCTGCTCACCAAGGAAGACTTCAGGCGCCGCTGTCCCAGCTCAG GTGATGTCCTCTATGAGATCCTGCAGTGTGTAAAACAGCAAAGAAGGAGTGTTATGACTCCCTCTCAGGCAACTGGGAACATCCAGAGCCCGGTAAGCTGCCAGATACCCCCGCAGAGCGTCCAAGAGAGCCAGCCTCCCACAGTCAGTGACAACCAAG TGTCGGCAGCTGTTGTAACCGCCATGACGAGCCAGCCAGAGCCGATGTCACCTCTCACAGATCGTCCCATGATCTTTTATACCTACCCTGCTCCACTCACACATACCA aTGGATCAGCAGATATCTCCACGTCGCCCCACAACCAAGCTCCTCCACAAACAGAGAGCATCATCCAGGAACCGCTCAACctgtccagcagagagaagccaAGGAGCCCCCTGCACAAAGCAAACGGCCGCCTCCCAG AGTGCAGACTGCTGTGGGACTATGTGTATCAGCTGCTGTGTGACGACCGTTACCAAGAATACATCAGGTGGGAAGACCAGGGCAGCCTAGTGTTCAGGGTGGTCGACCCCAACGGATTGGCACGTCTCTGGGGAAACCACAAG AACCGAGACAATATGACGTATGAGAAAATGTCCCGTGCTCTGCGGCACTACTACAAGCTGAACATCATCAAGAAGGAGCGAGGACAAAAACTCCTCTTCAg GTTTCTCAAACTCCCACAGGACATCAAGAAACCGCTGGCTGACTGCGCCGAGTCCCCAGAACACACTCCACCTCAGGACGGAGACTTTCCACACAGCAGTCCTGCACATGAGTTCAGTGAGGACCACTTTGAGGTTTCCCCTGATCGTGCTTCTCCACAGCCTCCGccatag
- the pnpla1 gene encoding patatin-like phospholipase domain-containing protein 4: MSPGVSSCHYREVPPCISFSGSGFMATYQLGVAQCLLNYAPWILRTAPCVLGASAGSLVAAAVVCEMSPVAIRDEMLHFVKQMKAFTLGPLNPSINIFNWLEVILQKYLPSDAHQLANGRLAVAMTRLTDGKLIIMSDFQSKEDVVQALLCSCFVPGYCGMLPPSIKGVHYVDGGFSSMQPVLPVPCSSILTVSPFSGEMDICPADTPCMWDMVVSGTTLKGNVANSLRIINALYPMALETLEQAYDSGYKDTVQFLASNDIVPYMMMHIVSNEPLDCDRTKTWTRVETDFKEEKEMKAEKETATLTTLTDCRSVQTGSSAKQESTGNRQTEEPPPQFEVVKNALLDTGLTYLGVFGLPVKILSYLLLPLTLSFYTVLQFRHRVTLLFSQVPESGFWAWHAVRHFTFFFSSIFFCSLKKNLNDR; this comes from the exons ATGTCTCCGGGAGTTTCCAGTTGTCATTATCGAGAAGTTCCGCCATGCATCTCCTTCTCTGGATCTGGATTCATGGCCACCTACCAGTTAGGGGTCGCCCAGTGCCTCCTCAATTATGCACCGTGGATACTCCGCACGGCACCTTGTGTCCTGGGTGCATCTGCTGGGTCTCTTGTTGCGGCTGCTGTGGTCTGTGAAATGAGCCCGG TTGCTATCCGGGATGAGATGCTACATTTTGTCAAACAGATGAAGGCTTTTACACTTGGACCATTAAACCCCTCAATCAATATCTTCAACTGGTTGGAGGtgattttacagaaatatcTTCCTTCCGATGCACACCAACTGGCCAATGGGCGTCTTGCTGTGGCTATGACCCGCCTGACCGATGGCAAGCTCATTATCATGTCAGACTTCCAGTCCAAAGAGGATGTAGTACAG GCCTTGCTGTGTAGCTGCTTTGTGCCTGGGTACTGCGGTATGCTGCCTCCATCTATTAAAGGAGTG CATTATGTGGACGGAGGTTTCAGCAGCATGCAGCCAGTACTGCCTGTACCCTGCAGTTCCATCTTGACGGTGTCTCCGTTCTCTGGAGAGATGGACATCTGTCCTGCTGACACACCCTGCATGTGGGACATGGTCGTGAGTGGAACCACCCTGAAAGGCAACGTGGCGAACAGCCTGAGGATCATAAATGCTCTCTACCCAATGGCTCTAGAG ACTCTGGAACAAGCCTACGACAGCGGCTACAAAGATACTGTTCAATTCCTTGCGTCAAACG ATATTGTCCCATACATGATGATGCACATTGTATCCAATGAGCCACTTGACTGTGACCGAACCAAAACATGGACGCGCGTCGAGACTGACTttaaggaagagaaagagatgaaggCAGAAAAGGAGACCGCAACACTGACAACTTTAACAGACTGCAGAAGTGTGCAGACGGGCAGCTCTGCCAAGCAGGAATCAACTGGAAATCGACAAACTGAAGAACCTCCTCCCCAATTTGAGGTGGTGAAGAATG CTCTGCTGGACACCGGATTGACCTATCTGGGCGTGTTTGGACTCCCTGTAAAAATCCTCTCCTACCTGCTCCTGCCTCTCACCCTGTCATTCTACACTGTACTCCAGTTTAGGCACAG agtGACGCTGCTGTTCAGCCAGGTGCCAGAGTCGGGGTTCTGGGCATGGCATGCTGTGAgacactttacatttttcttctccagCATATTCTTCTGCAGCCTCAAGAAGAACCTAAATGACCGGTAA